DNA from Agathobaculum sp. NTUH-O15-33:
CGTCGTGCCGCGGCGGAACAGACCGTTCAGGCGGCTCAAAACGTTCGCGCCGACATCCACCCCGGTCGCGCGCAGGCTTTGCAGCGCGTAGAGGATCTCGTCCTGTTCGCGCTCGGAAAGCAGCGAGCGGCTGAGCACAAAATCATCCAGCAGGCGCACGCCGCCGTTGCGCCCGCGCGCGGCATATACGGGCACGCCGGAAGCGGAGAGCGCGTCAATATCGCGGCGCACAGTGCGCTCGGATACCTCCAGACGCTCCGCCAGCTCGGACACGGTCGCGCCGCCGCGTTCCAGCAAAACATAGATTATTTCAAAAAGCCGTCCGCTTTGCATGTAGCCTCACCTCGTTCGTTAGTATATCATAAAAAGAAAGGGCGCGCCGCAAGGGCCTTTAAAATTTATGCCCGCCATTTTATAGCGGCCGGTTGACAGCGGAGCAAACATTATATATAATCGATTATATTAAAATAAAAAGCGGACATTGCAAATAGGAGGCGGCGGCATGAACCTGACGCACTTGGATGAAAACGGCGCGGCGCGCATGGTCGATGTGGGAGAAAAGGCTGTTTCGGCGCGCATGGCGCGGGCGCAGGCCGAGATCGTCATGCAGCCGGAAACGCTGCGGCTGATCTGCGCCGGGCGGATCGAAAAGGGCGATGTATTTTCCTGTGCGCGCATCGCGGGCATTATGGCGGCAAAGCGCACGTTCGAGCTAATTCCCATGTGCCATCCGATACCGATCGACGGCGTGACCGTGGAATTTGAGGTGCTGGACCCGACCCGCGTGCGCGTGACCGCCACGCTGCGCTGCACTTGGAAAACCGGCATAGAAATGGAAGCGCTGACCGCCGCGTCCGTGGCCGCGCTGACGATCTACGACATGTGCAAGGCGGTGGACCGCTCCATGGAGATCGAAGCGGTCCGATTAAATGAAAAAAACGGCGGCAGATCGGGACATTTTGTCAACAAATGTGACAAAAACATGGAATAAAGCTTTTTTCGCGTTGACAAGCCCGCGGTACCGGCATAAAATAAATACAATATGACTGTAAAAACAGGAATCCGATTCCTTTTTTCTGCGACGAGGAGATAAAATTCGTATGGAGTCAATCCAGCCAATCAAAAAACGCGCGCTGTACCGTGATGAGATCAAGGAAGCGATCCGCGGAGCCATTTTTTCCGGAGAATTGCAGCCGGGGGACCGTATCGTGGAGACCCGCTGGGCCAAGGATTTAGGCGTGTCCCAGTCGCCGGTGCGGGAAGCGATCCGCGAACTGGAGATCGTCGGTTTAATTGAAAACATACCGTATCAGGGATCGTTTGTGCGTAAGATCACCCGCAAGGACGTGCGCGATTCCTATTTGGTGCGCATGTGTCTGGAGCAGCTCGGCACGCAGGACGCCTGCCGCCTGATCACCGATGAGCAGCTCGTGCGCGTCAAGGAGAGCTTGGACGGCATGGAAAAGGCCGCCGCGGTGCGCGACTTTGACCAATACATTCGGTACGATGTGGATTTCCACGGACGGATCATGCGCGTTTCACCGAATGAAATGCTGCTGCGCCTTTGGGATCAGTGCAATATCCGCGAATGGACGCACTTCGGCACGCAGTATTCCGAAAAAACCCTCGATGTGCTGGCCCTGCGCCATGAACGGATCTATAAGGCGCTGGTGGCGCGCGATGAACAGGCCGCGCTGGAGGAAACGCGGCGGCATATCGCCGAGCTGGTCGATGAATTGGACGAGCGGATGGCGGCTGAGCAGAATTAACAAAAAAGCGGTGCGTTTTTTGGGAATGCACCGCTTCTTTTTTGTTTAGAGGGGCTTGACGGGACGGGGGAAGCGGTGATACATTATTGTCATGACAGACATGACAATAATGAGAAAGGAGCTGCGATATGGAGTTTACCTCGATCCCACGGCGGGGGTATGTCGAACAGCCGACGCCGCTGCAAAAGCTGCCGCGCTTTTCGGAAGCGCTCGGCGGTCCGGAAATTTGGATCAAGCGCGACGATCTGCTTCCGTTCGGTGGCAACAAGCTGCGCAAGCTGGATTATTTGATGGAGGACGCCGTGCGCGCCGGCGCGGACACGATCATCACGGCGAGCACGAACCAGTGCTGCCATAACGAGATCGTGCTGCTGCTGGCGAGGCGGGAAGGCATGCGCGCGTCGCTCGTCATGGAGGCGTGGGGCGACCCCGCCTACCGCTTTGCGCGGTCGCCAGAACGCGCGCTGTATTCTTTGGCCGGGGCGGACGCGGTGGAAACGACGACCGCGCCGCCCTCCGGTCCGGTGGAAAGCATGCCGCTGGCGCAAAGGCTCCGGGAGGACGCGCGGGCAAGGGGCGACAGCGTTTACTTTATGCCGCGCGGCGGCGCGGGCGCGCTGGGCTGCTGCGGTTATGTGCGGGCGGCGGAAGAGCTTGCCGCGCAATGGGGCGCGGACACGCCGGCCGCTATCGTATGCCCTTGCGGTTTGGGCGGCACGCAGGCGGGGCTGATCGTCGGCCTGCACCGGCTGGGCTGTCGAACGCGGGTGATCGGCGTCGGCGTGACCGGGAAAAGCGAAGCGGAGATGCGCGTCTCTGTTCTGGCGCAGTGCGGGGAGCTGGCAAAGTTTCTGGATTTGCCGCCCGTGCCCGACGAGGCGGTACAGTGCGTCGAAGGCTATGCCGGGGCTGGCTATGCCAAGCCGTGCGGCGAGCAATATCGCGCGATGTGCCGCTTGGCGCGGACCGAGGGCGTGCTCACCGATCCGGTCTATTCGGGCAAGGCGCTCTACGGTTTGACCGAGCTGGTCCGCCGGGGCGCGTTCCCGGCGGATGGCCGCGTGGTGTTTTTACACACGGGGGGCATGAATTTGTACTACGACTATGCCGCTCTAACGCAATTTGAGGAGGGCTGAAACGATGTGTAACCAAGGCTTTTGCCGGGCCGATGTGATGGAAAAGCTGACCGGCGCCGCAAAATACGCGGACGATTTGCAGTTTCCGCGTATGCTGCACGCGGTGACCGTGCGCTGCCCGCATCCGCGCGCGCGCATATTGGAGATAGACGCGGCTGCGGCGCTGGGAATGCCGGGCGTGGCGGGCGTATATACCGCGAAGGATGTGCCCGGCGTCAACCAGCCGCCGTACGATAAACCGATGCTGGCGGACGAACTGGTCAATTCGGCGGGCGACGGCGTGGCGGTCGTCGCGGCGGAAACGCGCGAGCAGGCGGAAGCGGCTGCCGCTACGGTCAAGGTGCGGTACGAGCCGCTGCCCGCCGTGTTCGATCCGGTTAAGGCGCTGAGCGACCGCTCGGTCGTGCTGTACGGCGACCATAATCTGGCCTGCGAGCACCTTGTCCGCAAGGGGGATGTGGAAGCGGGTTTCGCGAAAGCCGATGTGGTGCTGGAACGCACCTATAAGACCCAGCGCATCCAGCATTCCGCGATCGAGGGGGACGTGGCCGTCGTCGTGCCGGAGGGCGGCGGCATCACGGTATACGCCCCCTGCAAGTTCCCGTTCAACATCAAGAAAAGCCTTGCCGCCACCTGCGGCCTGCCGCAAAACCGCGTGCGGGTGATCCAGCCCGCCGTGGGCGGTTCGTTCGGCGGCAAGGATATCGATATCGTCGTGATTGCAACGCGCGCGGCCGTGGCCGCGATGAAAACCGGCCGCCCGTGTAAAATGGCGTGGACGCGCGAGGAATGCATGGTCGAGGGCACCAAGCGGCACCCCTTCCGGCTGACCTACCGCATCGGCGCGACGCGGGACGGCAAGATCACCGCCCTGCGCATCGACGGCGTGGCCGACGCTGGCGCGTACCGTTCGCGCAGTCTGGCGACGATCTGGCGCGCGGCGGTCGAAGCGGCTGGCCCGTATGAAATTGAAAACGTGCATACCCATATTCGCGCGGCGTTCACCAACAACGTTTATTCGGACGCGGTGCGCGGTTTTGGCTCGCCGCAGGTCGATTTTGCATCCGAATCCCTGATCGACGAGCTGGCAAGCGAGCTGCATATCGATCCTTACACCCTGCGCCGCAAAAATATGGTGCGCGAAGGCTCGATCGGCGCGACCGGACAGACGCTGACCCGCGTCAGCCTGCCGCAATGCTTGGATCGGCTGGAACGGGAATTTCCGCTTGACGAGCCTGTCATTACGCCGGAGGGCAAATACCGCGCGCGGGGCATCGCCTGCCTGCATCGCGGCGAATCCTACGGCGCGGCCGCGCGCGACGCGGATGTGGCGGGGACCGATGTGCGGGTGCAGGCCGATGGCAGCGTCAATATTTATACCAGCATCAGCGAGGTGGGGCAGGGCGCGCACGCGATCATGGCCAAGGTGTGCGCCGGGGTACTGGGCGTGCCGCTTACCGATGTGACCGTGTGCCCGGTCGACACGGCCTATGTACCGGACAGCGGCGCGACCGCGGGCTCGCGCGGCACCATTTCGGGCGGCAACGCGGTACGGCTCGCGGCCGAGGCCGTGCGCGACGCAATGGCGGCGGTCGTTGCGGAGCAAGCCGGTATACCGGCCGCGGAAATCGCCTTCGCGGATGGGATCCTGACCGCGCGCGGGCAAACGCTTACCTCGTTTGCAGAGGCCGCGGGGCTGTGCGCGCTCACGGGCGTGCGCACGGATGCGCACGGCCAATGGGTCGCGCCGCGGACCAGTTGGGATTTCGAGCGGGCACAGGGCAATACCTACTATGCGTTCAGCTACGGCGCGGCCGGGGCCGAGGTGGAGATCGACCCGGTGACCGGCAAGATCGAAGTGACCGACCTGCTGTGCCTGCACGATATCGGCGAAATCGTCAATTACCCCGAAGCGTGTGGACAGATCGCGGGCGGCGTGGCAATGGCGCTCGGCTACACGCTGACCGAGCGGGCGGAGCCGGAAAACGGCGTTCTAAAGACCCGGAATTTCAATACCTATTTGCTGCCCACGGCAATGGACACCAAGGGCGTGCGCGCGCTGCCCTTGGCCGAAGTGCCGGCGGAAAACCCGTTGGGCGTGCACGGGGTGGGCGAAGCGTCCACCGCGCTGGTCGCGCCCGCGGTGGCGAACGCCATTGATCGCGCGCTGGGCGTGCGGCTGCGTGAATTGCCCTTTACCCTTGAAAAGGTGCGCGCGGCAGTCGAGCAAAAGCGAAAGGAGGCGCAGGGATGAGCGCATTTTATCAGCCAAACAGCTTGGAGCAAGCGCTTGCGCTGCTTGCGCGAGAGGACGCGCCCACGATCCTCGCGGGCGGCACGGATCTGGTCGTACAGCGCAGGGAAGGACGACGCGCGCCCGCCGCGTATCTGGATGTGACGCGCCTTGCGGCGCTGCGTGGGATAAGCGAGACGAACGACGCGGTCTTGCTCGGCGCCGCCGTTACTTTTACCGAGATTGAGCGAAACGCGCTGCTGCGGGAGCGTTTTCCCGTTCTTTGCCGAGCGGCGGCTTCCATCGGTTCGCCGCAGATTCGCAGCCGTGGCACGGCGGGCGGCAATGTGGCAAATGCCAGCCCGGCGGCGGACTTGGTGCCCGCGCTGACCGCGCTGGACGCGGTGGCTCATATACAAAGCGCAGGCGGCGGCCGAAACGTTCCGGTGGCCGAGTTGGTGACAGGCGCCTCCCAAAACGCGCTGGGACCCGGCGAGCTGATCGTTTCATTTGCCATCCCGCCGCTGCCGCCGCTTACGCGGCAGGGCTTTGATAAGATCGGGCGGCGAAACGCCCTGTCTATCGCGCGGCTGAACGGCGTGTGCCTGCTCACCGCGCGGGAAGGAAAAATTGCCGGGGCGCGGCTGTGCATCGGCGCCGCGACCGACCGGCCCCAGCGCTTTACAGAGGCCGAGGCGGCGCTTGCGGGACAAGCGCCGGATGACGCGCTGTTTGCGCGCGTGGGGGCGCTTGTATCCGATACCATCCTGCGCGAGACCGGCAAGCGCGCGTCCAGCGTTTATAAGCTGCCGGTCGCGGCGGACTTTACGGCGGCGCTGCTTCGCAAAACATGGGAGGAGGGGACGACATGAAACTGTGCTTTACGCTCAACGACCAAGCCATTGCAATCGATTGCGATCCCGCGATGACCCTGCTCGATCTGCTGCGGGAAACGCTGCATTTGACGGGCACCAAGAAAAGCTGCGGCGTGGGTGAGTGCGGCGCGTGTACGGTGATCGTGGATGGCGAACCGGTCAATGCCTGCCTGTTCCTCGCGGGACAGGCGACGGGCAGAACGATCTATACCGTGGAGGGCCTGCAGCAGGACGGTGAGCTCTCACGGCTGCAAAAGGCCTTTTTGGAACAGCACGCGGTCCAGTGCGGCTTTTGCACGCCGGGCATGTTGATGAGCGCCAAGGCGCTGCTGCTGCGCGATCCGCATCCGACCGAGGCGGAGATCCGGCGCGCGCTGTCCGGCAACCTGTGCCGCTGCACGGGCTATGATTCCATCGTGCACGCCGTACAGGCCGCGGCGGAATAAAAAAAGTGGACGGAGTTTTCTCCGTCCACTTTTTTTGATCAATGTCGCTCTTGCTCCGATTGCAGGCGCTGCAAGATCGTATCGGTATGCCGCTGGGCGGCGACGGCGGCGCCGTCCGCGTCGCCGGCCTTGATCGCGTCCACGATCGCCTGATGCTGCGCGTGCGACTGGATGCGCGCGTCCGGATCGGGCAGGTTGCGGTAAAATACGCGCTCGTCCTGCGTGAGCAGGCGGTCATAAAACTCCATAAGAAAGCGGTTGCCGCACTTTTCCGCGCAAAGGCGGTGGAACTCGATATCGGCCTCGATCGCGCGCAGCCAGTTCTGGCTGTCAATGGCGAGCCGCGCCACCGCTAGGCAGTGGTCCAGATCAAGCGCGGCCTCGGGGATGATATGCTCGGCGCACAGCCGCGCGGCTAATACCTCGATCGCGCCGCGCACCTGCATGTATTCATAGCGGTCGCCCAGATCAAGCGCGGCGACGCGCGTGCCGACGCCGGGCGCGCTTTCCAGCCAGCCCTCAATCGCAAGGCGCTTCATGGCGTCCGTAATTGGGGTGCGGCCCAGATCAAACCGCGCGGCCAGATCGCGGATGGATACCTGCTGGCCGGGCTGTAGGCCGCCGCTTATGATTGCCGAGCGAATCGCTTCATACGCCGCGCGTTCCTTGGTGGCGGGCCGGGGCGTGGGGGACATAGAATAACACTCCTTTCCTGTGACATGACAGGTACGACATTCTCTTTTACCAGCATAAGTCAGGGGAGGAAAAAAGTCAAGCAAAAACGGGAAAGCGTTATTTTCTACCAAGAATAAGGCCCTTTGTAGGATTATATAAAAACGATTATTAATTTTTTAACAACCTTACAAACTTGCTGTCACTTGTGTAAAACATCCAGAAAACGCCTTGACTTTACCGGATGAGAATGACATAATACACACAATCCGATAATCGATTATATAAAATATTTAATATATAATCGACAAGGCATATCGGAACACTCGGAAATCAAAGAGAAAGTTTGGAGGAATCAACATGAAACGATTGGTAGCATTATTACTGAGCGGTATGATGACCCTTGGCATGCTGTCCGGCTGCGGTGGCGGCGGAGAAGCGGGCGGCGATACGCCGGACCCGAACGCGCAGGCGGGCGGCGATGCGCCCGCATCGTCGAGCGACATCGTGGTAGGCTTTTCGACCGGCGCGGCCGGCACCACGTTCCGTCAGGAAGGCATCGACGACTTTACCAAGGTCGCCGAAGAGTACAAGGCCGAAGGCCGTATCAAGGATTACAAGATCGTTAACAACACGACCAACTGGGACTCCAACGAACAGGCCAATATCATCCGCGACTTCATCAACGATGATTCCATCAACGTCATCGTGGTCAACCCGAACAGCCCGACCGATCTGAACGGTGTGCTGGCGGAAGCGGTAGCGGCGGGCAAGACGGTCGTCGCCGCCGACTGCGAGGTCGATGTGGAGGGCGTCTACTGCGTCTCGATCGATCATTACGCTTGGGGCGAACGCGTTGCCAAGTACATCTGCGAAGCGCTGGACGGCAAGGGCAATGTGATTCAGGTCTACGGCGGCGAGGGCCACCCGGCCAACAACGAACGTATCCGCGCGACCGAGGATGTGCTGAAAAACTATCCCGATATCAATCTGGTCGCTTCCACCAGCGGCGGCTGGGACAATCAGGTCGCCAAGCAGGTCACCTCTCAGATTCTGGGCGGCGGCACCGAGATCGACGGCCTGATCACGCAGGATTCGATGGGCTTCGGCTGCCTGACCGCGTTCACCGATCTGGGTAAGTGCCCCAAGGCCGCGTTTATCGAGTGCGGCACGGCCAACTATAAGGAATATGTGAAGCTCAAGGAAGAGGGCAAGGATATCAAGGTTTGCTCGCAGCCGAACCCGCCGAGCATCGTCGCGTCCGGCCTGCGCATCGCGGTCAATCTGGCCGAGGATAAGCAGCTCGATGAATCCAAGCTGGGCGGCCTGTACGGCAGAGCCTGCATCTACGATGTGAAGAACTGGTATACGGACGACAATATCGCCGACGTAGAGCCGCTTCTTGAGGGCAAGGGCGACGATTACCTGCTGACCGAGTACTGGAGCGAAGACGAGGCGCAGGCATTCTTTAAGTAACAAGCGTAGGGGCGTGCGGCGGCGGAGCCGCCGCCGCACCTCTTACTGATTGGACGATCAAAACGGAAGGAGAAGTCACGCATGCCATTATTGACAGCAACGGGAATCAAAAAGCTGTTCGGCGGTGTTGTCGCGCTGTCAAACGGCAACCTGACCTGCGAAAAGGGCAGGATCACGGGACTGCTCGGCACCAACGGCTCGGGCAAAAGCACCATTTCCAAGATCATCACCGGCGTTTATGGAAAGGACAGCGGAACCATTGTTTACGAGGGCCGCGAGATCGCTTATAAAAACCCGAATGATGCCAAAATGGACGGCATTTCCATGGTGTTCCAAAACCTCAGCTTGATACCGGATCTGACCGTTTGGCAAAATATCGTGCTGGGTATCGAGCAGAAAAAGGGGCTGTTTCTAAACGATCGGCAGGCCATGGAGCTGGCGCGCGGCATTATCGAGGATCTCAAGCCCGGCATGGACGTGACCCGCCGCGTGGGCGAGCTGAACCCGGGCGAACAGCAGATCACGGAAATCGCCAAGGCGATCTCGGTCCGTCCCAAGCTTCTCATTTTCGACGAACCGACGGCGGCGCTCGAACAGGAAGAAGTGAAAAGCCTGTTCCGCTATATGCGTAAGCTGGCTGACGAAGGCGTCGCCATGATCTTCACGTCCCACCGGCTGGGCGAGGTCATGGAGATCTGTGACGACATCGTCGTCTTTCGCAACGGGGAGAATGTCGGCTCAATGGACTTTGCAAAGGATGGCCGCGACCCGGAGGCGATCGTTCGGATGATCACGGGCGAAAACGAGGGGGTAGAGGTCACCAAGGAGTACCGCGACATTCCGGATGAGACCGTGTTCTCCGTTGAAAACCTAAACTACGGCAAATTCCTCAGAGACGTTGGCTTCCGGCTGCGCCGCGGCGAGGTGCTCGGCATCGGCGGCCTTGCGGGACAGGGCCAGACCGAGCTGATGCTCGCCCTCGCGGGCAACTACCGGCAGGCGCGCTCCATCGCGCAGGTGGACGGGAAAACGGTGGCGCTCAACAAGCCGTCGAACGCGGTGCAAAACGGCGTGCTGCTTGTACCGGGCGACCGGCAAAAGGAAGGCTCGTTCCAGCTCGGTTCGATCTATTACAACATGATCTATCCCAAGCTCGGTCTGAAAAAGCAGCCGCTTTTCACACCGAAAAAGAAATACCGCGCCGAAGCCGAGGAGATCTGCAAAGCGCTATCGGTACGGGCCCGCGATATCGATGTGGATATGTACACCCTGTCGGGCGGCAACCAGCAAAAGGTGGTCGTCGGCAAGTGGCTGCCGTTCGATATCAAGGTGCTGCTTTTGGCCGACCCGGCCAAGGGCGTCGATGTGCGCGCCAAAAAGGATTTGTATGATTTTATCATGAATCTGGTGCGCGAGAAAAATATGTCGGTCATTCTGTATGCGTCGGACAGCGACGAGCTGATCAGCTACTGCGACCGGCTGCTCATCATGTACGAGGGCGAGATCGTGTCCGAACTCACAGGGCCCGAGATCACCGAGGATAACATTGTGGCCCAGTCCATGCGTGTTGGCTGACCGGGGGGTGGCGACGAGTGAAAGAAAAGAAAAAACGAAACTGGAAAACGCTCGCGGGACGGCCCGAGTTTTCCACACTGCTCATGCTGGCCGTCATGTTGGTGGCGATCGCGTGCCTGCAAAAGAATTTCTTTACGGCGCGCACGCTTTTAAGCTACATCAACGCCTTCACACCGCTGATTCTATTGGCGATGGGGCAGGCGGTCGTGATCATCGCGGGCGGGCTTGATATGTCCTGCGGTACCTCGATGGCGCTCATGCTGTGCGTCATGACCCGCGTGATGAATCCGGATTCGCCGGTCACCGGCGTTACCGCGCTTGTAGCCGGTCTGGCGGTCGCGGTCGTCATCGGGCTGGTAAACGGCATCGCGGTCGGCTATCTGCGGCTGCCCGCCGTCATCGCGACCTTTGCGACCTCGTATGCGTGGCTCGGCATCGCCTTGTTTGTCACGCCCACACCGGGCGGCAAGCAGGTGAAATGGTTCAAGGCCTTTTACGATATGAAGCAGGTGCCCGCGCTCGCCGGGATCGGCCGGTTTGTGCCGACGGCGCTGCTGTGGATTGTGCTCGCATGCGTCATTTGGTACTTGATCAGCCGCACGCGTACTGGGCGCTATCTGTACGCGGTCGGCAGCCATAATGAAAACGCTTATGCAAGCGGCATCAACACCGCTAAAATACAGACCGTCGCCTACATCATCAACGCGGTGTTCCTGTATTTCGCGGCGGTTTACTACGCCGGACAAAACGGCGCGGGCTCGGCTCATTTCGGCGATACGCTCACCTTGCAGGCGATCGCCGCCGCCGTGGTCGGCGGCGTGGCGATGTCGGGCGGCAAGGGCAACGTGTTCCTCGCCATCGCGGGCGCGCTGATCATGAGTTTTGTCAGCAAGATCATTTTCTTCGCCAACATTCCGAACGCTTATCAGACGCTGGTCAGCGGCCTGATCATCATAGCGGCGATCGGCGTGTCGGCCGCCTATGCGGCTTCGCAGAAGAAAGCCGCGCTGAAGGGAGGGAAATGAGCATGGACAACCGTCCCGTACAGCTGGAAAAGCATCCGCTGGCAGATTTCTACAACGGCAACAAAAAGGTCATCAACACGCTTTTGATGGTCATTCTGGTTTTTGTCGGCGGCGAGCTCGTGCTTACGTTCTTGAAGGGCGCGGCGCCGGGCACGTTTCTCTCCACGCAGCAGGTCTTTCTCACCATGCGGCTGGCTACCTTTGTCGCGTTGTTCGGCCTGTGCCAGATGCTGGTCATCTGCGTGGGCGGCGGCGGGCTCGATCTGTCGGTCGGCTACATAGCGACGCTTTCGGGCATTCTCGGCGCGAGCATCATGGACGGCGGCAACGGCGGGCTTGTGCCCGCGATTCTGGTCGCCATCGCGGTCGGCGCGGTGTTCGGCCTTGGCAACGGCGTATTGACGGCTTACGCCGGTCTGCCGCCGCTGGTCGTCACCATGGCGATGGCCAATATCGTGCAGGGCATTGTCAACGCTTACGTCGCGGCCACGCCGATCAAGGGGCAATCCGCGCCGCTGCTGCAAGCGCTGGCCGCTAAATTCACCGGCGTGTTTCCGAACATCCTGCTCGTCGTGCTGGTCGCGCTCGTGATATCGGGCGTGCTGATCGGCAAAACGAAGATTGGCGTCAAGATCCTCGGCGTGGGCGCGAATGAAACCACGGCGTATCTCAGCGGCGTCAATGTGCGCCGGGTGCGCTGCATTGCGTTTGTCGTGTCCGGCATACTGGCCGCGCTGATCGGCCTGCTGCTGGTCGGCTATCTCGGTCAGGCGGCCAAGGACATGGGTTCCAATTATGTGATGCCGTCCGTCGTGGCGGTCGTGGTCGGCGGCTGTTCGATCAACGGCGGCGAAGCAAATTACTTAAGCGTTGTGCTCGGCGCGATCGTGCTGCAAAGCCTGACCAACCTGTTCGTCGCGCTCGGCTGGGGCGACGCGGGCAAATGGCTCGGCTACGGCATTATTCTTCTCGTCATGCTGGCCGCGTATGTGCGCGGCAAGCGCAGACGGTAAACCGGATTTTAACAAGGAGGCAATCAGATGGACACCTTAATCGGCAAGGGCGAAAAACGGATCGACGCATATGATAAGGTCACCGGCAAGGGCCTGTACGCCAGTGATTTTGATAACCAGTTTCCGAATATGGCGCATATCAAGGCCAAGCGCAGCCCGTACGCGCACGCCAACATCAAGCGGCTGGACACGACGAAGGCAAAAGCGCTGGAGGGCGTACTGTACATCCTGACCGGGAATGAGCCCGGCATCGATTGGGATCAGTATCCCAAGGCATCCGTACTCGCGACGGACCGCGCGCTTTGGGCGGGACAGACCATCGCGCTGGTCGCGGCCGAAACAGAGGAGATCGCCGAGCAGGCGGTCGAGCTGATCGAGGTCGACTACGAGGTGCTGCCGCACGTACTCAACTATGAAGAAGCGATGAAGCCCGATCCCGTCGCCGTGATCGACCCCGAATACGAGACCCGCGATCAGGGCTTTATGGACCGCCCGGCGGACCGCGCGACAAACCGCGTTTCCCCCAATGTCGTCGGCGCGTTTTATATGAACGCGGGCGATGTGGAACAAAAGCTGCGGGAAGCCGATATCACGGAAGAGGGCGAATTCTGGGTCGGCAAAAAAACCGCAAGTCCGCTCGAATGCGCCAACGCCATCTGCCGCTATGATAACGACGGCGGCATTACCATGTGGTCCAACGGCGCGGGCGTGCACGGCGTGATCAAGCAGGGCATCTGCCGTATCCTCGGCATGCCGGAATCGCGCGTGCGCGTGATCCAGCCGTATATGGGCGGCTCGTTCGGCTCGCGCCTGAACCCCTACATCGAAATACTGACCGCGCTGATGTGCCTGAAGGCCAAACGCACCGTGCGTTTCCGCTTTTCCCGCAAGGAGGTGTTCTGCTCGGCGCCCTCCAACTGGCCGTGCCAGACCAAGGTAAAGCTCGGCGCGAAAAAGGACGGCACGATCATCGCCAACGATTACTATCTCTGCGAAGAGATTGGCGCGGCGCTGAACAACACGTTTTTCTCGGGCCGCCTGTCCTCCTCCGGCGCGGCGCCCGTGTACCGCTGGGCGGAAAAGGGCCAGCCCTCGAACATCCGCATGGATACTTACGCGGTCGCAACCAACACCGTGCCCGCCGCCGAATACCGCGGCCTCGGCTGCCCCGAAGCGGAGTTCGGCATCGAGTGTCTGGTCAACAAGCTGGCGGACGACCTCGGCATGAGCCCGGTCGAGATCCGCATGAAGAACATCATCGACGCGGGCGAGCGCGACTGCTACGGCGAGCTGATCACCTCCTCGGGCCTTAAAAAGTGCCTGCAGGCGGTCGCGGACGCGGTCCGCGTGGAGGAAAAGCCCGAGCAGGATATGGGCGTTTGGAAAAAGGGCCGCGGCGTCGCGGTGGGCGGCAAACAGAATACGCCGCTTGGCCGTTCGGAAGCCGAGGTTTGGTACAATTCGGACGGCACGATCGAGCTGTTCATTTCGTGCGATGAAAACGGTATGGG
Protein-coding regions in this window:
- a CDS encoding xanthine dehydrogenase family protein molybdopterin-binding subunit yields the protein MDTLIGKGEKRIDAYDKVTGKGLYASDFDNQFPNMAHIKAKRSPYAHANIKRLDTTKAKALEGVLYILTGNEPGIDWDQYPKASVLATDRALWAGQTIALVAAETEEIAEQAVELIEVDYEVLPHVLNYEEAMKPDPVAVIDPEYETRDQGFMDRPADRATNRVSPNVVGAFYMNAGDVEQKLREADITEEGEFWVGKKTASPLECANAICRYDNDGGITMWSNGAGVHGVIKQGICRILGMPESRVRVIQPYMGGSFGSRLNPYIEILTALMCLKAKRTVRFRFSRKEVFCSAPSNWPCQTKVKLGAKKDGTIIANDYYLCEEIGAALNNTFFSGRLSSSGAAPVYRWAEKGQPSNIRMDTYAVATNTVPAAEYRGLGCPEAEFGIECLVNKLADDLGMSPVEIRMKNIIDAGERDCYGELITSSGLKKCLQAVADAVRVEEKPEQDMGVWKKGRGVAVGGKQNTPLGRSEAEVWYNSDGTIELFISCDENGMGVTTAMTQIVANEFGVPITDVKTTKGDTAITPYDNYSASSRTTYNTGNAVLAACHDCIDKLKEEIARHFGLHVSKVEIEGKKAYLKGSYVQEVDIPSLFVPVGMFTQGNWGLQKGSPVKGHGLYCPAPIHQWDKNGLSDRVWNWFQYSAAAVEVAVNEETGQVKVLKVASSADTGNPINPKLVEGQIEGGVHMAIGFSTMEEHLYNERGEIANCNFSDYRLPGVLDMPKNDDVYAFINPDPLPDGPFGAKGMAESITIPVGPAIAEAIYQAVGVRVTGYPMTAERILALIQEKKAKEANQ